The genomic interval TGGAGGCGCATGCGCCGGGTTGAACTTGGGACCGCCCTCACCGTTCGCTGCTAGCGAGCCGGTACCGGTGGCTGAAAGCGGAACCTTAGCCGTGTATTGGCCCTTGTTCGTCTGGATACTTCGCGTGGCCGGACGCGCCTTACCAGCCGGTCCTTTTACGTATACTGGTGCCGAGTACCTGAGCCGTGTGGCGAGTGCTCACCAGAGAGCTTCGGTGTGCGCGGCACCTGCACGGTGCCGTTCTCAGCACGGGAGTACGGGTAGGGCTGTGTCCAAGGCGTGTGCGAGGGCCTGCATTAGCGTGCGTTGCTGTTGGCGAAAGAGGTCAGGCTGCTGCCGGTAGTACTGGTAGGCGATTAAATACGCTGTTTCCATGGAGCCGAGACCCCGCGCCAGCCACGTACTCACGGGGTACTGCCATGGCGCGTCCGTCAGCGGGGAAGTCACTTGCAGAAGTACCGCCTGGGTACTGGCCGTGACGACCTGCACCCTCACCGTAGCGGGGGGAAGTTCATGCGTAATCATCTTACCGTCAGTAGCACGAAGACTGAGGTCATGGCTAGTAAAATAAGGGTTCGTGGAAAGAACAGATACGTATTGGCGTAATTTACGTAATACTTTTATATTTTTACGTAGTACAAAAAATATTGCTTCAGGCGCTGTGACTACGTACTTTTGCCCCGGCTTAGCTGGAAGCGGTCGCCCAAAGGTTTTGGTAATGTGTTGCTAAAGGCCTCGGTCAGTTGACCGGGGCTTTTATGGCTATACTTAGTGGCTCTCTCCTAAGTTCCGCGAGGTAACCTGACCTTCTTTTGCCTGCTCGTGTTACCCCCTGGAACTTGGTGAGAAGATAGATCCGTTCGCGTGAGTACACTTGGCAACGGTAGTAGGCGGTTAGGACTTAACCTGTTTGGTCAGTGAACAGGGCTGAGCTGGCTTGTGCGTCGGCGCGCAACTGCTGATGATACAACTGGCCGAATTCTGCCGCGGCCGCTAGCACGCGCAAGGCTTGTTGTCCCAGGAACGTGATTTGATATTCTACCCGCGCGGGCACTTGTTGTTGGGGTGTACGTAGCAGCAGACCGGTCGTGACCAGGTGCTTGAGTTCCTGCATCAGGATTTTGTCACTGATGTCGGGCACGAGTTGCTTTAGCTCGCTGAAACGCCGGGGCGTAGTGTCCGCTAATTGATGCAACAGCAGCAAGCACCACTTGCCACCGAGCAGCTCCCAAGTGGTACGGACCGGACACCGGGGTGTGATGTGAATCGGATTAGGGGACATGCTTACAAAAAGGTAAGTAAAGGGACCGAAACAATAGTTGTAAAGGTACGTATCTTGCCCTCCTTAAGGCTCTAATCCCGATTACCAGGGCGGTATTTTCGCTAGATTCTAAGCCGTTTTCTGTATGATTTATCAGCAACCAGAAGCTGCGGATTGCCTCAGGGCTCCGGCACGCCGCGTGTAGAAGTCGTCCCCGCCGTACTGGCGGCAATCATGGTGGTTAGGTTCTCCACCAGCTGCCGCAGGTACTGGATCTCCTCCTGCAAGGAAGGCGTTGCCGCGGGCTTGCCGTGGAGTTGCTGCTGGACAAAGGGGCACACGTCTTCGTTGAGGTACTGACCCAGGGTTTTGCCCGCCCGCGCCGCCCCTTGCTCCAACACGGCGCGTGTTTCCGGACTCACCCCGCGGATCGACCAGGTAACCGGAGCGGGCGTGGCCCGGGGCGGACGCCCCGGACGGCGGGCAGCACTCAGGGGCGGCAAAACAGGGGCTTGTTCCGTCGTTTGTGTACTACTTTTTTCTATTTTTGTAATACCTAAATTGCCCGCCGATGAAACCGTAGCCTCCTGAGAAGGTACTAGGTTCCTTCCTAACGGCTCACTTGGTGCAGCGAGATGGTCACCTAGCATGGGGTTCATGGCAGGTCAGTTTAAGATGATGGATCATGTTTTACTTCTTACGCAAAGCGATCTACCCTGGCAGGCATAATCGCATTTGATTCTGGTTAGCAAAGTTCCTTATTCATTCAGCGGGGCACAAGCCGTCGTTAACTTCTGCTTTTCTTTCCGATGCACGACAACTCCCCCTAGCAATTCCGAAAGGCGTGGTCAATTTATGGCTGGCAACCAGTGCTCCCGCTATTCCGACGGCCGGATAGACTCCCGACTTATCTTCCCCACTACGCGTTAATCGCCCTCACTGCCTGCACTACTAGAAGATACGTGTACTGGCGGCCTGCTAACCAGCAGGGTACTTCTTTCCCTAAGGCTGCTAAGTCCAGCAGGAGCTTTAACAACGATCAGCTACTGGTGCGGGGCACCAGCAGCTCGTGCACAAAGGTAACGGATTCCTCATTCTCAGTTAGACCGCCCCCTTTTCGAACCCACCCCCTCACGCTTGCATGACAACTTTTCTTGATTCTGCATCACCATCTGAACGCGTTGAAGCGGCCCTGGAGGCGGCGGGAATTGGCGTATGGAAGCTGGATTTGCTAGCTCACTGCTTCACCTGTTCCCCCCGCTGCCGACAGCTTCTCGGCTTACCCACGACCAGTCCCGTCACGCTAGCGCAGGCCCTGGGCGTTATACATGCAGAAGACCGCACAAAAGTTGAATACCAGCTGGCACAAGCACTGGACCCGAGCGGCACGGGTCGCTTTGCCGTCGAACACCGCGTGCAGGTACCTGGGGGACAGGTGCGCCAACTATTCTCGACGGGACTGGCTCTATTCGATCCTGGCCGTCGCTGGGCGACCCGGTTGCAGGGCATTATCAAAGATAGCACCGCCGGCCCCGCTACGCCTGGTTGGTTGCCCACTGAGCAGCAAGGATCCGGCGTGGCAGCGGTAACCGAGGTGCTGCCCGTCCTGCTCTGGATCTTAGCCCCGGATGCCACCATCATGTATTGCAATCCCTACTGGCGCCAGTACACGGGCTCGTCTCCGGCGCAGGCTTGGCCACAGGTACTCCACCCCGAGGATTTGCCCCGGTGGCGGAGCCAGTGGAACGCGTGCCTGCGCAACGGCGAACCGTATACGCTGGAGTACCGGTTTCGCCGCCACGACGGCGAATACCGGTGGTTCTTTGGCCGCGCCGTCCCTTTGAAGAACCACCGGGGGCACGTACAGCAGTGGGTCGGGGTCTGTCTCGACATCCAGGCGCAGAAGCAAACCCAGTAGCAGCGTGCCCGGAAACTCAGGTGGGCGTAGCCGATGGGATACGTGCTCGGTAGAAAGCCCGCGCTGCCTTTTAAAAGCTATCGATTTAACCAGCCGGTGTCGGCTGCTGGTCACTCCACTTCTCTCCCTTTGCGGTCGTTACCTATGAAGACCTTCTCCGCCATCGTACTCGTCGACGAGGATCCGATCTCGCGGTTTATCGCCCGGCGCGTACTGGCTCGCTTACGCTTGACGGACCACTTATTCATTGCCCAAAGTGGTGATCAGGCGTTGCGGGTACTGCAACACCTGCCCGCTGGGCAAGTAGCTACCAGCTTACTTCTGGTACAGGTCAGCGTGGTTACCAGCAGTACCATGGCCTTCCTACGGGCACGCCAACGCTTTGGGTTGGCACCACAAGCCGAAGTGATTGTATCCGCTTATCCTATGCCTGCGTGGCAGCTACGTCACTTGGAGGTGAAGCATCTTCTGCTCTGGCCCTTAACCGAGGAGAAATTAACCTACCTATTGCGCGAGTAGGGATGCTGAGTCCCTTCGTTCACGGCTAGCTGCCAAAGCGGCAGAACTTTCGCTGCCTGCGTCGGCTTTTGTTCGCCGCGCTATATAATCGGGCGCTGTCGGGCTGCTGACAAGGCCTCTACGTAAACGCTAGGGGATGTACGACCACGCCATGAGGCGCCACACGTGGCGAGATCACCTGCCAAGGCACTTGCGCAAGCGGTTTGTTGCTACTTCACGTGCTATCTTGCTCCACTAGCCGCATTCTTCCCTCGCCTATGCCAGCCGTAGATCTCGAAGCAGAACGTACCCTATCGGAACGAGCCCGGCAGGACTGGACCTTGGTGCAAGCCGCGTTATTAGGTCGTCAGGCCGCGTACGCAGAGCTCCTGCAGCGCTACCACCGGTCAGTTTACCACGTACTCTTGAAGATGGTACGCACGCCCGAGGAGGCTGAGGATTTGGCGCAGGAGGTCTTTGTCAAAGCCTTCCGTCGCCTAACCCAGTACCAGCCTTTGTTTGCCTTTAGCACGTGGCTTTTGCGCATCACTACTAATCACGGCATTGACTTTCTGCGCCGCAAGAAACGAATTGTGGCCCAGTCGCTGCACACGCCCCTGGCCACGGGCGACGAGGACAAACGCACAGCAGCAGTTCGTGACCCGGTGCCCGACCCGCAGGAGCAGCTAATTCGCCAGCAGCGCGTGGAGCTCGTGCAGCGCGTAGTCGAACGCTTGCCGGCCCGCTACGCACGCTTAGTAAGGCTGCACTATTTTCAGGAGTTAAATTATGAGGAGATAGCCGCCGCGCTCCACCTGCCCGTGGGCACCGTGAAAGCGAGCTTATTTCGGGCCCGGGCCCTGCTGGTAGAACTACTGCCCATGAGCCGCGAAGGTCTTTAAGGCTTGCGGCGGCGTTCCGCGTAAGCGGACGAGGCAGTCCTGCAGGCCTGCCTGACACGTTTGCTCGTGTGATAGGTAAACAAACGCGATCAGTTTCGCAGCTGCTGCTCGGCAATAGACCGAAAAAAAATCTGGCCGATCGCCCGACGTTTGAACGAGTCTACTGGGGCGTCCGAATCCGTGCCCTGACGCCGAGCTACGCAACCGGTTCGCAAGCAGCTCAAGGCCTGAAAAGTTTCGTCTCATGCGCCGCAACGAAGCTGGCGCCGGGTCAAGCCGCATAACCAGACCCTGCAGCCTGGTATAGTCATTGCCTAGCTAAGAGCCATGAAACGCAACCGGTTATCAGTCCCATCGAGCAAGCGCGCACGCTTCTGGTATCGCCCAACGGGCCTCGTCCTGCTAGCAGGATTGGTCACGTTGTTGCAACAGTGCGGGACTTTGTATACCTAACGACCATCCGGTGACCACAACGGAAGCAAGTAGCCTGCTCATGGTAGGAAGCGTTGTGCTCCCGTGCCAATGCATTGCATAAGGTTCTGCTCAGTACCTCTTCTCCAGGGAAAAGCCTAACGATAGCGCGCTTACTGCCGTTCCTGGCTTCGGAGTAAGCCACCCTAACTGGTTACTATCGCGGACGCACCATTCCACGTGAAAGCCACGGGCGCCTCACCGTCACCGGTTGCTGGCCACCCATGCGTTTACCCCCTCTCATCTTGAAGTTATCGCCGCGCCAGAGGCGCCGAACACTCGTGCTCAGTGGAAGCGCATACCCGTGAATAGCAGCCCAGTAGGACAATGAGCATATGGCATCAATAAACCAATAAAAAGTAGGAACAAATTGCTTTATAACAAATACTTATACAGCTTTATGTATAGGCCTTTCAAGCAGTTAGCTAAATCGTTTCGTCCCCTTTTTAGTCTATGTTTCTATGAATGCAACGTATTCCTCTGCTGACTATCCTCCCCCTACCCGTGCTAGTGCTAATCAGGAGCCCAGCATCGACAAAATCCTGCTAGTACTCTGTTGTATCTTATCTTTCTCCACCTTCCCGTATTGGTTTAGCGATATTAGCAGTAATGCCTCGCTTGTGAACGTCTTGCTTCGGCGCAACGGCTTGTTCCAAGAAACCTTGTCTTTCTGGGGGCACTTGCTGTTGACCATTGCCTGGCTCACGCTTTTCTACAAAGCCGGTGCTTCCGAGTGGGTTGGGTGGCGCATTTCAGGCATTCCACAAGTAACTAGCCTGTTCTACCGCAGCCAGAAACTCATGACCTGGGCGGTCCGCATCATTACCGGGCTATTGCTGGTGCTGCTGGCGTATCAACTCTACGCCACCTTACTTGCCTTTGCGGAGGGTGGCGCTTTGCCCCGAGGGCAGGTGCTGTCCGTGCTTTTGTTGGTCACCCTGCTTTTATTAACCTGGCACGTTCGCTACATCAATCCCCAGCAGCTATATGCCACTGGCTTGATTCCGGGCCGCGATCGCCCACTCTGGGTAAGCACGACGCCGGCGCAGATCGTCTACATGGCGGAGTTTACCAATGGCAACCAGCTGTGGGTGCGTCAGCCAACGGGCTTTGTCGATATCTCTTACCGGGACGTGTATGCCTTTGATGCCAACTCGTTATCCCACAAACTTTTTAGTGCCAGCACCGCGCAATCTGTCTTGGGTGATATCCGCTACAATCTCACCCTGTGGCCGGTTTTTGACAACTTCCCCACGCATCTAACGGCCAGCCAACTCTATGACCTGCAGGCGCGTCTGTCCGCTGATGTTGATATCACGACGGAAATCTCGGTCGCCCTCGACCGCCTAACCCTTATTAACTCCGTTACCAGTCGGTATCTTAACGCAGTCAGCGATGTGTACACCAAATCAGGTACTTCGATATTCGATGACGTCAACCGGGAGGTGTTCAGCAACTTTGACAAACTAAAGGCGAGTATCGACTTTGGGGGCTTGGAAGAAGACTGTCAAGCGCGCATCAGACACCATTTATCCCGCTTTACGGGGGTAGACAACGCCTTTGAAGTAGCCGAGTTCATTATCACGGACGTCCAGTTCTCGGACGGTGAAATCCAGCGAATGCTGAACGACATTCGGGAACGCGCGAAAGAGATTGCCAAGGGCCGCCGCAAAATGGAAGAGGAACTGGCAGGGGCGACAATCGTCGACGGCGGACAACCCGGGGTGAACGTGGGCAAACGGGCCGAAGATCGGCTAAAAGGCCTCGGTATCTTGCGCAGTAGCTTTTCGACCTATAAGCAAGAGCCGAAAGTGCTCTCGCCGGCGGAGCAGCAAGCCCAGTTTCAACAAACCGTGCGGCAGGATTCCAGTAAAGTACTAGACGTTTTGTTAGATCCCCGGCACAAACAACTGGGTCCCGATGCCATTAATAAATCGCTCTTAGTCGCTACATCACTGTTTGCTGACTGTAATATCTCTCCCGAATCCTTCGTGCATCGTTTTTTACAAAAAATAGATGGCAAGGAAGAACAGCCGGAGGAAGCGTGGCGTCAAGTAATCGAGGAAACGCTGTTTGAGCTCTTTTACAAGGCAGCCTGATGGACTTCTCCACCCTGAAAGCAACCTACGCCGTCCCGGTAGTAGCGGGCGTAGTGCCGACGCACTGGCAGCAGTGGCTGCAGCGCAGTAGGGCGGACCCGCTGGAGTGCGTAGGGCATGAGGGCTGGCACCAGCGCATTGGCTATCGCATTCTACAAATTCCGCTTTTTGACGAGAGCAGCCACGCGCAGAGCCGGGAAGAATACCACAAGAGCCTGCTGCGACAGAAAGCGTTTTTGGATACGGTTAGTAGTGCCTTTCTAGCGGTGGGTGGCGCCCCAGGCGCCATGCTGGAGCTACGCTTGCTGAACAACCCCGCCACCCGCGTCGTCGATTGCTACTTGCTCTTGCGCAAGTTGTTCACCCGACCGTCGGCCGCGGCAAGCCGCGAGTTAGTAGCCGAGTTTGAACGAATCTTGCCCGACGACTATATTTTGCAGCGGCTCCCCGACGAAGCCGCTATCCAGGCCTTGGTTCGCCTGGGGGATAACCACCTCGTGGAGGTGCGCAAGGACACGCGACTGGTACCGGTAGGCGGCTTCTACTCGCCCGATGATCCGGTGATTGCGCCCCCGAATTTGGGCAGTTGGGATGAAAAAACGCGGTTTTATCTGCCTTGCAGCCACTACATCCCCCCTAGTAGTTACAGTTGGCTCAACTTATTCAAGATGCTGCAGGCCGCTGAAGAAGGCATTCAGGTACGGCTATCGCTGGCAACTACTTCCGTCTTTGAGGTAGAGCGCAACCTGGCCCTGCAGTACCACGCCATGTTGGCGGCGACCTACCGGGGGGTAGCCAATCAGGACGTAGCGAGCTACCAGCAGTGCTACGCCAAGTATTTGTCCGCTAGTTCCCTGTTCACGTTCAAGATTCAGGTAGCGGCCCCGCACGAGACGCAAGCCATGGCCGTGGCGAATGCCTGCTGCACGCAGCTCTCCTTTGGCCAGGAAAAAACCCGGCTCATCTGCCACTCACTGTGCGAGGCCGACCGGAATCTGTGCCGGGGCGACTGGGAGGAAGGAAACCACTATTGCTTCGCCGTACCCGGTCTTACGGATGGAGTCCCGGAGGTTGATCCTACCGTCGCGGCCTTTACCCGTCGTCTCCCGTACTTGGCCGACGAGGTGGAAGCCACGGCGCTATTTCGGCTGCCCGTTGCGAACGCGGGCGGTCTGCCGGGGGTAGCCGCTAAACCCATCAAGCCCTTTTACCAGCCCACCCCGCGTCCACCCGCCGGGCCAGAGATAACCCTAGGCGAGATCGTAACTGCCGGGGCCGTCATCCGGCTGGCCGATGGCACTCCCCTGCCTAAGGACCAGACCTGGGCTGCCCACGCGTACTCGTTCCCGGTGAAAGACTTAACGAAGCACGGGTTAATTGTTGGCTCCACGGGCTCGGGCAAAACGAACACCACGCTGCAGTTTGTCAAAGCGCTAACTGAGCAACATATTCCCTTCCTGCTCATCGAGCCTGTTAAGTCCGAATACTACGCGGAGCTGCTGCCCTATTTCCAAGCCCAAAAGAAGGTCTTGCACCGCTTCAACTTTCGCCGCCCCTTGACCGCTGCCGGCGAGTGCCACCCGGAATACCTGCGGTTCAATCCGCTCCTCCCCATGCCCGGCATTTCGGTGACGCAGCACATCTCCTACATCAAGGGCTGTTTTAACGCGGCCTTTCCCATGCACGGCATCATGCCCCTAATTCTGGAAGAATGTCTGAACCTATTATACCAGGACAATTTCTGGCTAGCCGAGTCTGACTTTTTTGATCCGACGAAATCTCCGGTCTACATCAACCATTCCGCAACGGCTTGCCAGCCTGGCCATGATCGCCAGACCAGCTATCAACGGTTATACCCGCTTAGCTTAGCTTTCTTCGATGAGATAATCAAAGAGTATACGTCGAACGAAGAGTTATTTCCTGATGAAAAAACGCGGCTAGACTTTGGCAGCTATTTACAGCGCCGGTTTGTGCGCCTGACGAGTGGGTTGCTAGGCAACGCGCTCTGCCCCAACAAATGGGTGGATGCAACCGACGCGCCAGCACTCATTCCCAACAATATGCAGACGCTGCTGACGGAGCCCACCATTATTGAATTGGAGGACTTAGCCGACAATGAGGAGAAAGCCCTGATGATGGCTTTTCTGATGACCTACTTGTTCGAGTACCGGCAAACGCAGCCGTCCGCGACCAAGCGTAGCCCCGTAGCGGGCGAGCAACCGGCGGCTGGTCCCCCGTTGCACATTACCCTGATTGAGGAAGCGCACCGCCTGCTCAGTAGTGGCAGCGGCACGCAGGCCAGCGGCGGCGAGGAGGGGACAGCGACGCAGAGCAGCCAAGCGAAGGCGATCAGTCTATTTATCGATATGCTGGCGGAAATCCGGGCCAAAGGAGAAGGAATTTTTATTGTGGAGCAGATTCCCACCAAGCTCATCGCGGATGTCATCAAGAATACAAACCTGAAAATCATGCACCGCATAACGTCAAAAGACGACCGCGACTATTTGGGTACGGCGATGAGCATGAATGACCAGCAAAAGAACTACGTCAATAACCTGAAGACAGGGGAGGCTATCATCTTCGATGAACAGCTCGATAACCCGGTATTCGTTAAAGTAAATCCTTTCCAATGAGCAAGCATCCATCTAGCAGCAAACCGCTGGCCGACTTGAGAAAGAAATTTGGCAAATGGGAAAAGGATAGTTTCCGCCAAATTCCGGGCCTGCCGGTTGATGACCTGGGTAATCCCACAACGAATTTAAGTTTGCGCGAATTCGACCATATGGGGGGCAAAGTTATCGCGGGGTTCGGCTCCGACACGAAAATCCACGATGAGGCCCGGCTGATCCGCACCTATAACAGGCCGGGAGATGCCTTTCAAAAGGTTGCCTCTAAATCGTCCGCTGGCCTAGAAGCCAGAGTCTACCGTGACCGAACGACCGGCCAAATACTGGAGCAAAAAACCAAAGTATCCGATGCCCCCCGCCCAAAAGAACCTTCTTTCACGCTTAGACGCGAAGCTCTCGCGAATCCAGCTACCCCGAAAGAAAATGGGGATCGACAGACGGCCATGAAAAAGCAGGGCCAGGAGATGACGGGTAGTGCGGCGCGGGAGAAAGCCCGCGCCGACAAGGAGAAAGCGAATGAACTAAAAAAGCAGGGCCAGGAAATGAGCGGCAGTGCGGCGCGGGAGCAAGTCCGCGCCGCGAAAGCCCGTGCCGAGAAAGAGAAAGTAGAGGAAATGAAAAAGCAGGGGCAGGAAATGACCAAGCCCAAGGATAAGTTAACGACGATGGGAGAGAACGCCGAAGATACGACGGGGAAGGACGCACGGGCCACCGAACAGCGAGAAAAGAAGCTTGAGCCGTTCCGGGAGAATAAACGTCTCACGGAGCGATAATCAGGCAGGGTGACCGAGCCTGAATAGACGAAAAGACCGGTACTCCAAAAGCGAGCGAACAGCTATAGACAGATACATCAGACATTGCCCGTCTTGTCCTCTCCGGGATCCAGCCACCGTAGGCCCTGTCGACCGCAACATTCTTTTTGCATCATGTTCAGCTTCGTAACAGTATTCTTCCTGGCCATCCCCCATTGCGCCACGTGGGTATTTTCGAGCAGCCCTTGCCCGGCGCCCCTCCCTCGATTGTACGACAACAAGAAAGCACTTATTGAAGCAAAAGGTCCCTTTCTTCCGGCCTTTTCCCTCGAACTGCTTGAGGACCCCGCTTGCCCGGACGAACGCATCTAC from Hymenobacter sp. GOD-10R carries:
- a CDS encoding helix-turn-helix domain-containing protein; the encoded protein is MSPNPIHITPRCPVRTTWELLGGKWCLLLLHQLADTTPRRFSELKQLVPDISDKILMQELKHLVTTGLLLRTPQQQVPARVEYQITFLGQQALRVLAAAAEFGQLYHQQLRADAQASSALFTDQTG
- a CDS encoding PAS domain-containing protein; translation: MTTFLDSASPSERVEAALEAAGIGVWKLDLLAHCFTCSPRCRQLLGLPTTSPVTLAQALGVIHAEDRTKVEYQLAQALDPSGTGRFAVEHRVQVPGGQVRQLFSTGLALFDPGRRWATRLQGIIKDSTAGPATPGWLPTEQQGSGVAAVTEVLPVLLWILAPDATIMYCNPYWRQYTGSSPAQAWPQVLHPEDLPRWRSQWNACLRNGEPYTLEYRFRRHDGEYRWFFGRAVPLKNHRGHVQQWVGVCLDIQAQKQTQ
- a CDS encoding RNA polymerase sigma factor, with the translated sequence MPAVDLEAERTLSERARQDWTLVQAALLGRQAAYAELLQRYHRSVYHVLLKMVRTPEEAEDLAQEVFVKAFRRLTQYQPLFAFSTWLLRITTNHGIDFLRRKKRIVAQSLHTPLATGDEDKRTAAVRDPVPDPQEQLIRQQRVELVQRVVERLPARYARLVRLHYFQELNYEEIAAALHLPVGTVKASLFRARALLVELLPMSREGL